The Streptomyces sp. NBC_01439 genome contains the following window.
ACGCCTCGCCCGACGACTCCGCGGAGGTCGCCCGTGCGCTGGCGGCCGCCGACCCGCGGATCGAGGTACGGGTCCACGAGACCAACAAGGGCCACATCGCCACCTACAACGAGGGTCTGCTGGAGTGGGCCGACGGGGACTACGTCGCCCTGCTGTCGGCGGACGACCGGCTGGTCCCCGGGGCCCTGGTGCGTGCGGCGGCCCTGCTCGACGCCCATCCGGAGGCGGGTTTCGCCTACGGCAGGCCGCTGCGCTTCCAGCACGGCGGACCGCTGCCCGCGGCCCGCACCCGCAGCACCGGATCGGTCGTCTATCCCGGACGGTGGTGGCTGGACCGGCGGTTCCGGGAGGGCACCGGGTGCATCACCTCACCCGAGGTGGTGGTCCGCACCAGTCTCCAGCGCAAGGTCGGGGGCTACGATCCGGAGCTGCCGCACGCCGGCGACATCGAGATGTGGATGCGGCTCGCGGCGCACGCCGACGTGGGCTACGTCCAGGGGGCCGACCAGGCCTTCTACCGGGTCCACGGCAACAACATGTCCACCACGGACTTCGGCGGCCAGCTCGACGACCTGCGCCAGCGCCTCGTCGCCTTCGACTCGGTGCTCGACAAGTGCTCCGGGCTGCTGCCGGGGGCCGACCGGCTGGCGCTGTCGGCGCGCACCCGGCTCGCCCGGTACGCGCTGCGGCGCGCGTACCGGGCGTACGACCGGGGACGCACCGCGGTGGTGCCGGTCGACGAGCTCGTGGAGTTCGCGGCCGAGTGCCTGCCCGGCGACTACACGAAGCTGGGCGAGTACCGG
Protein-coding sequences here:
- a CDS encoding glycosyltransferase codes for the protein MSTVSVVIPCYKYGHFLADCVKSVLDEQEGVDVRVLIIDDASPDDSAEVARALAAADPRIEVRVHETNKGHIATYNEGLLEWADGDYVALLSADDRLVPGALVRAAALLDAHPEAGFAYGRPLRFQHGGPLPAARTRSTGSVVYPGRWWLDRRFREGTGCITSPEVVVRTSLQRKVGGYDPELPHAGDIEMWMRLAAHADVGYVQGADQAFYRVHGNNMSTTDFGGQLDDLRQRLVAFDSVLDKCSGLLPGADRLALSARTRLARYALRRAYRAYDRGRTAVVPVDELVEFAAECLPGDYTKLGEYRALLRRRRIGARAMPYLQPLVLSAVADRGREWLWWRSWKRRGI